The proteins below are encoded in one region of Clostridia bacterium:
- a CDS encoding Ig domain-containing protein has protein sequence MSRAEIRPSIEIVSATTFVRSAITGTLYGSAEFDDGSFGRPLFGEYISDTMAPDPTTITWGVWDFCAGIVGVAYGHEWDLEGLASPTTYTLIAGALPNGLALQSVTGNQGRIHGTPTAAGTFTFTLRATNSLGATDKVFSIVIAPAPSGGSAPVSFAY, from the coding sequence ATGAGCCGCGCGGAAATACGCCCATCTATTGAGATTGTCTCGGCGACTACTTTCGTGCGCTCCGCGATCACGGGCACGCTGTATGGGAGCGCTGAGTTCGATGATGGCTCGTTTGGTCGTCCGCTATTTGGGGAGTACATCTCCGACACCATGGCGCCAGATCCAACCACAATTACGTGGGGAGTCTGGGATTTCTGCGCTGGCATAGTGGGCGTGGCTTACGGACACGAGTGGGATCTGGAGGGGTTGGCCTCTCCGACAACGTACACGCTGATCGCTGGAGCTTTGCCGAATGGATTGGCGCTGCAATCGGTCACAGGAAATCAGGGAAGGATCCACGGCACGCCTACCGCAGCTGGGACGTTCACGTTCACGCTTCGCGCGACAAACTCTTTGGGAGCAACCGATAAGGTATTCAGTATTGTGATTGCGCCCGCGCCGTCAGGCGGTAGCGCTCCTGTAAGTTTCGCTTACTAA
- a CDS encoding phage tail tape measure protein, whose translation MAINLGDAILNFRADLTQMNVAFDEAAASAGKLGPAQAKVDAVGAALDHVAASSGQAGAAMRASSEYGEQLYAAQLKVAQATNEHDRAQKELRSALFANRATAGESETATARLAAAQWNENRSARAVADATEELTRVKKLASGETARLALAEREAAAAALLQQQQLERNARAQAEVSAVVRRMREETALLHQQTRTGSAEAAGESNRFGAALGGVAVRVSTLVQGFALFKAAQILREAAGAALEFENAFAEVSTIVATRTPQGVAQLAQLKREILDLPPMLGDATDLTHGLYEALSSGVAPANAVRFVGESALFARASLTDTRTAVDVMTTVLAAYGREAKDAGNISAALFETINLGKTRGPELAGSLGRVVPIAASLKVSLSEVLAAVATLTLAGLSTDEAMTALRGSMTALLSPTGEAEKMAKELGIDLRQMREELKDKGLAAVMGEMAQKTNGATEATAALFGNVRALNGVLTLTGPQAHQYQEILKRVTEAEREGTAAHDAANKMLASQGSQLEVLGRTFKTEFIKAWEDGKPVIDTAVQAFRMMALDSGALKVVLGALGITAAALATVFQSFVLVFNGIGWAVNGLVASLISAAGHIPILRKYVNESTDSFKLFQASANDYKEGATNAAVAIVNINNAVKTLVTGTRESTAATKDNTSATNDKSAADRAAAEAAAEHARAEQDKKLKAAEAAKAMRDYASAHGIHLVGELKKSAEAATAFYELLVRQKAPMSEQNTAWINMSKAVGEYRKAVTETRNELERLHDLAVQQRGGPQVTPSKIDNTIDLSPEAKALEQLSEGLKALGIQGSAVWAGQVQAAQEAFDKIKESGLSTYADLRQAQMKLLQAKLGQALAFGQTSEAKRYKDEIEDIRKELEKLGITTDQTTKKTERFGHTYNDVGSQLDKFAQKLRADRGELTKTEQAFDSILLGATGALGNAVSQWVLGEESLGIALRKGMAAEAATIAGKAAMWGAYYTAWGIADLFWNPARAGADFAAAAQFFAVAALAGSFAYAIKPESQRGERGAPDSAQPIETAGDAAKAEASPIQTQNIQHFATGGLVSRRTLAVLGDSVGGGNATEAAIPLDDPRAVAKIVQALGGGGGTTNHYHIAGVISDDNLHKVIKKIDRKVNKGGVPLTSSNARRVTRRG comes from the coding sequence ATGGCAATCAACCTAGGCGACGCGATCCTTAATTTCCGAGCCGACCTGACGCAAATGAATGTCGCATTTGATGAGGCTGCAGCGTCAGCGGGAAAGCTCGGCCCAGCGCAAGCCAAGGTTGACGCTGTTGGCGCCGCACTCGATCACGTGGCTGCCAGCAGCGGACAGGCTGGCGCCGCTATGCGAGCCTCCAGCGAGTACGGTGAACAGCTTTACGCTGCGCAGCTAAAGGTAGCCCAGGCAACAAACGAACATGACAGGGCCCAGAAAGAACTAAGGTCGGCGCTGTTCGCCAATAGAGCCACCGCCGGCGAGAGTGAGACGGCAACGGCACGTCTGGCGGCAGCCCAATGGAACGAGAATAGATCCGCAAGAGCGGTTGCCGATGCTACAGAGGAGCTGACTCGGGTAAAGAAGCTTGCTTCTGGAGAGACCGCACGCCTTGCACTGGCTGAGCGCGAAGCGGCCGCCGCGGCGCTCTTGCAGCAGCAACAGCTTGAGCGCAACGCGCGGGCGCAAGCCGAAGTCTCTGCCGTCGTGCGACGTATGCGCGAGGAAACCGCGCTCTTGCACCAGCAGACGCGAACTGGTTCTGCAGAAGCTGCCGGAGAAAGCAATCGCTTCGGAGCGGCGCTCGGAGGGGTCGCCGTTCGTGTATCGACGCTAGTCCAGGGATTCGCTCTTTTCAAAGCAGCCCAGATCTTGAGGGAAGCTGCTGGCGCTGCCCTGGAGTTTGAAAACGCGTTTGCAGAAGTCTCGACGATTGTGGCTACGAGAACTCCGCAAGGCGTCGCGCAATTGGCGCAGTTGAAGCGTGAGATTCTCGATCTCCCGCCAATGCTGGGCGATGCCACAGACCTGACTCATGGTCTCTACGAGGCCTTGTCATCTGGCGTTGCACCGGCGAATGCCGTTCGTTTCGTAGGAGAGTCCGCACTGTTTGCTCGTGCCTCCCTCACTGACACGCGTACCGCGGTCGACGTTATGACGACCGTGCTGGCCGCATACGGACGCGAAGCTAAAGACGCGGGGAATATCTCAGCGGCGCTATTTGAAACCATCAACCTCGGCAAGACTCGCGGCCCCGAACTGGCAGGTTCACTCGGCCGCGTCGTTCCGATCGCAGCATCGCTGAAGGTCTCGCTTTCTGAAGTACTCGCAGCCGTGGCGACGCTCACCCTGGCCGGCCTCAGTACCGATGAGGCGATGACGGCTTTGCGCGGATCCATGACAGCCTTGCTCTCGCCCACCGGCGAAGCCGAGAAGATGGCGAAGGAGTTGGGGATCGATCTACGCCAGATGCGCGAGGAGTTGAAGGATAAAGGTCTCGCTGCCGTGATGGGCGAAATGGCACAGAAAACCAATGGAGCCACCGAGGCCACGGCAGCTCTTTTTGGAAACGTTCGCGCACTGAATGGTGTGTTGACTCTCACCGGCCCACAAGCCCATCAATATCAAGAAATATTGAAGCGAGTCACGGAAGCGGAGCGTGAGGGGACCGCTGCGCACGACGCCGCCAATAAGATGCTGGCGTCACAAGGTTCGCAACTAGAGGTCCTAGGGCGCACGTTTAAGACTGAATTCATCAAGGCGTGGGAAGACGGCAAGCCGGTCATCGATACAGCCGTTCAAGCGTTCCGCATGATGGCGTTGGACTCAGGCGCCCTGAAAGTGGTTCTGGGCGCTCTCGGCATTACGGCTGCTGCGCTCGCTACTGTTTTCCAGTCGTTTGTGCTCGTGTTCAATGGCATCGGGTGGGCAGTAAATGGCCTGGTGGCGTCCCTTATCAGCGCCGCCGGGCACATCCCGATTCTTCGCAAGTACGTAAACGAAAGCACGGACTCGTTCAAACTGTTCCAGGCGTCCGCTAACGACTACAAGGAAGGCGCAACAAACGCAGCGGTCGCGATCGTCAACATCAATAACGCAGTTAAGACTCTCGTAACTGGAACGAGAGAATCAACGGCCGCGACAAAGGACAACACCTCCGCAACCAACGATAAGTCGGCAGCCGACCGCGCGGCGGCTGAGGCAGCAGCGGAGCACGCGAGAGCGGAGCAAGACAAAAAGCTAAAGGCTGCTGAGGCTGCAAAGGCAATGCGAGACTACGCCTCTGCGCATGGCATCCACCTCGTTGGCGAGCTGAAGAAGTCTGCCGAAGCCGCTACTGCCTTTTACGAACTACTTGTAAGGCAGAAGGCTCCGATGTCCGAGCAGAATACCGCTTGGATCAACATGAGCAAGGCCGTCGGAGAGTATCGCAAGGCGGTTACTGAAACGCGTAATGAGCTCGAGCGGTTGCACGATCTCGCTGTTCAGCAGCGCGGCGGACCGCAAGTAACTCCGTCCAAGATCGACAACACGATTGATCTCTCACCAGAGGCCAAGGCGCTCGAACAGCTATCCGAAGGGTTGAAGGCGCTAGGAATCCAGGGCTCGGCAGTGTGGGCCGGTCAAGTACAGGCTGCGCAGGAAGCGTTCGACAAGATCAAGGAGTCCGGACTATCGACCTACGCCGACTTGCGGCAGGCCCAAATGAAGCTATTGCAGGCCAAGCTCGGACAGGCGCTGGCGTTCGGCCAGACCTCAGAAGCGAAGAGATACAAGGACGAGATCGAGGACATCCGCAAGGAACTGGAAAAGCTCGGAATCACCACCGACCAGACCACGAAAAAGACTGAACGGTTCGGCCACACATACAACGATGTCGGTAGCCAACTCGATAAATTCGCGCAGAAGTTGCGCGCCGATCGCGGTGAGCTAACGAAGACCGAGCAGGCCTTTGACTCGATTCTTCTTGGTGCTACAGGAGCGCTGGGGAACGCTGTCAGTCAGTGGGTGCTAGGCGAAGAGTCACTCGGGATTGCATTGCGAAAGGGGATGGCAGCAGAAGCGGCTACCATCGCCGGCAAAGCTGCGATGTGGGGCGCATACTACACAGCCTGGGGCATTGCAGATCTATTCTGGAACCCGGCGAGGGCGGGTGCGGACTTTGCCGCGGCTGCTCAATTCTTCGCTGTCGCTGCGCTCGCGGGATCGTTCGCCTACGCGATCAAGCCGGAGTCCCAACGCGGAGAGCGCGGCGCTCCCGATAGCGCGCAGCCGATTGAGACCGCCGGCGACGCGGCGAAGGCTGAAGCCAGTCCCATACAGACTCAGAACATCCAGCACTTCGCTACAGGCGGACTCGTCTCGAGGAGAACTCTCGCGGTGCTCGGCGATTCGGTTGGGGGAGGGAACGCCACTGAAGCGGCAATTCCGCTCGATGATCCACGGGCTGTCGCGAAGATAGTGCAGGCGCTCGGAGGCGGCGGAGGTACGACGAATCACTACCATATCGCCGGCGTCATCTCTGACGACAACCTGCACAAAGTAATCAAGAAAATCGATCGCAAGGTCAACAAGGGCGGAGTTCCACTTACGTCGAGCAACGCGCGCCGGGTTACGAGGAGAGGCTAA
- a CDS encoding phage head closure protein, translating into MQAGKLRHRITIQRRPLTKDSAGQRTGPWEDVFIDLPAEVRDLAGRELVSAQEIHAEVTGAIFLRGFEGWRSQIKPDMRVVSGERIFDVRSVTNPDGRNRELQLLTMEIVG; encoded by the coding sequence ATGCAAGCAGGCAAGCTGAGACACCGGATCACCATCCAGCGGCGTCCGCTGACGAAGGATTCCGCCGGGCAGCGCACCGGTCCCTGGGAAGACGTGTTTATCGACCTTCCCGCGGAGGTCCGCGACCTGGCCGGCCGAGAACTCGTATCTGCCCAGGAGATTCATGCCGAAGTGACCGGTGCCATCTTCTTGCGCGGCTTCGAAGGTTGGCGATCGCAAATCAAGCCCGACATGCGCGTCGTCTCCGGCGAGCGCATCTTCGACGTGCGTTCCGTAACCAATCCGGATGGACGCAACCGTGAGCTGCAACTGCTAACGATGGAGATTGTCGGATGA
- a CDS encoding glycosyltransferase family A protein, which yields MPTTDRRRQFIPRAVACYLAQTWQEKELVVVDDGAAPMWDLVQHVPGIVYLRYPPRMNVGRKRNIACEHSAGDVIAHWDDDDWSTPDRLVVQADRLLGTKKPLSGDGSLLFWDVRTNDASIYAGGKDYACGSTLMYRKDFWEQNRFLGVECGEDSNFVGRAARLGKLDVREDSEVRPVVIATIHHGNTSARSPYQWPSVPKARIPNGYFEGVACKQAS from the coding sequence ATGCCGACCACCGACAGACGGAGGCAGTTCATTCCTCGCGCCGTTGCGTGCTATCTGGCCCAGACCTGGCAGGAAAAGGAACTGGTCGTCGTAGACGACGGCGCCGCGCCTATGTGGGATCTAGTCCAGCACGTCCCCGGCATCGTCTATCTGCGGTACCCGCCGCGCATGAACGTCGGGCGGAAACGCAATATCGCGTGCGAGCACTCGGCCGGCGACGTCATCGCGCACTGGGACGATGACGACTGGAGCACTCCGGACCGCCTGGTTGTCCAGGCCGATCGGCTGTTGGGGACGAAGAAGCCGCTGTCCGGAGACGGCTCCCTGCTGTTCTGGGACGTCCGGACGAACGACGCCTCAATCTATGCCGGAGGCAAGGATTACGCCTGCGGATCGACGCTGATGTACCGCAAAGACTTTTGGGAACAAAACCGATTTCTCGGCGTTGAGTGTGGAGAGGATTCGAACTTTGTAGGCCGCGCCGCGCGCCTTGGAAAACTGGATGTACGTGAGGACAGCGAGGTTCGCCCCGTGGTCATCGCGACCATCCACCATGGGAACACTTCGGCGAGATCTCCGTACCAGTGGCCCTCGGTCCCGAAGGCGCGCATTCCTAATGGCTACTTTGAGGGAGTTGCATGCAAGCAGGCAAGCTGA
- a CDS encoding head-tail connector protein: MDNYSLVKIADAEDEPITLFEAQTHLRLPVQSPSNAEEDEYVTALITAARVAIENEINRPIGTQTYELGLRYWPTMLRFPRPPLINVLSIKYELFGGEKKTLYDTIASPAINSSVFKVDASGDPGELWLRGTESWPADELEPGYPIRIRFTCGIAVLEQPLKQAMLMVLSHLYENREPVGSGTQAQPFELPMSVKWLCKPYAFEEFR; the protein is encoded by the coding sequence GTGGACAACTACTCGTTGGTGAAAATCGCGGACGCGGAAGACGAGCCGATAACACTGTTCGAGGCCCAGACTCATCTACGCCTTCCCGTCCAGTCACCGTCCAACGCCGAAGAAGACGAATACGTCACCGCGCTGATCACCGCTGCGCGTGTAGCGATTGAGAATGAGATCAATCGCCCGATCGGTACGCAGACGTACGAGCTGGGGCTCCGCTACTGGCCGACGATGCTGCGGTTCCCGCGTCCACCGCTGATCAATGTCCTAAGCATCAAGTACGAACTCTTTGGCGGCGAGAAGAAGACGCTGTACGACACGATCGCCTCGCCGGCGATCAATTCGTCGGTCTTCAAGGTTGACGCCTCGGGAGATCCCGGCGAGTTGTGGCTGCGAGGGACTGAGTCCTGGCCGGCCGACGAGCTGGAGCCCGGGTACCCCATACGGATTCGTTTTACCTGTGGAATCGCCGTGCTCGAGCAGCCATTGAAGCAGGCCATGTTGATGGTCCTGTCGCACCTGTATGAGAACCGCGAGCCGGTCGGGAGCGGAACGCAGGCTCAGCCTTTCGAGTTGCCAATGTCGGTGAAGTGGCTGTGCAAGCCATACGCTTTTGAGGAGTTCCGGTAA
- a CDS encoding phage major capsid protein: MKRKHIARFQQEFRGSRILSFLGLNLLTRTFPVLAVMLVAFGVYAFAAGEHNTAGILMASTAPIMLPVETKEFLDKELKGLREQLGTFTEDAQKQIKANGTMAEETKTKLDKTLTEIAETRDRIKGIEDKLSKSTSLGDGPESKTLGAQVIESAEFKDFASKGSKSSGRIMVVGGFNRKTAIVNATGQNQPLVPAQRVPGIVAPMVQRLFLRDLLNTVPATSNSIEFVRENSSTNAAAPQGKGSSPQVYENVSKAESALSFALTNEPVQTVAHWIPASRQVLDDAPSLGGYIDGRMRYMQALKVEDQLLNGTGTSGDLNGLVTQATDYDTDLTVSGDTIIDKLRHVLLQIELANGFTNVVVLNPTQWHDIELLKTTGTASSGQYIFGNPHAVTTPIIWGRNVIPTPSMVNGKFLAGDTQMACDLYDRQQASIEISREHSDFFIKNMVAILCEERLALVVYRPDALVYGSF, translated from the coding sequence ATGAAACGTAAACACATCGCTCGCTTCCAACAGGAGTTCCGTGGCTCGAGGATCCTGTCCTTCCTCGGGTTGAACCTTCTCACCCGTACGTTCCCGGTCCTGGCCGTCATGCTCGTTGCATTCGGCGTGTACGCCTTCGCCGCGGGCGAGCACAACACTGCCGGCATTCTGATGGCGAGCACCGCTCCCATTATGCTGCCTGTCGAAACCAAGGAATTCCTGGACAAGGAGCTGAAGGGCCTGCGCGAGCAGCTCGGTACCTTCACCGAGGACGCTCAAAAGCAAATCAAAGCCAATGGGACGATGGCCGAAGAGACCAAGACCAAGCTCGACAAGACGTTGACTGAGATCGCCGAGACGCGCGATCGCATCAAGGGCATCGAGGACAAGCTCTCCAAGTCGACGTCGCTCGGTGATGGTCCTGAATCGAAGACGCTCGGCGCTCAGGTCATCGAGTCGGCCGAGTTCAAGGATTTCGCTTCGAAAGGCTCCAAGTCTTCGGGTCGCATCATGGTCGTTGGCGGCTTCAACCGCAAGACTGCGATCGTAAACGCCACCGGTCAGAATCAGCCGCTGGTTCCGGCACAGCGCGTGCCCGGAATCGTTGCGCCGATGGTTCAGCGGCTCTTCCTTCGCGACCTGCTGAACACGGTTCCTGCTACCTCGAACTCGATTGAGTTCGTAAGGGAAAACTCCTCGACCAACGCCGCGGCTCCTCAGGGCAAAGGCAGCTCGCCCCAGGTCTATGAGAACGTGTCGAAGGCCGAATCGGCGCTGTCCTTTGCACTTACGAACGAACCCGTGCAGACCGTCGCGCACTGGATCCCGGCGTCGCGCCAGGTGCTCGACGATGCTCCGTCGCTCGGCGGATACATCGACGGCCGCATGCGCTACATGCAGGCGCTGAAGGTCGAAGACCAGTTGCTGAACGGTACCGGAACGAGCGGCGACCTGAACGGCCTCGTCACGCAGGCGACCGACTACGACACCGACCTCACCGTAAGTGGGGACACCATCATCGACAAACTCCGTCACGTCCTGCTGCAGATTGAGTTGGCGAACGGCTTTACCAATGTCGTTGTACTCAACCCGACTCAGTGGCACGACATCGAACTGCTCAAGACGACCGGTACCGCGAGCTCCGGCCAGTACATCTTCGGCAACCCGCACGCGGTTACGACTCCGATCATCTGGGGCCGCAACGTGATTCCGACGCCTTCGATGGTTAACGGAAAGTTCCTCGCCGGAGATACCCAGATGGCGTGCGACCTGTACGACCGTCAACAGGCAAGCATCGAAATTTCGCGCGAGCATAGCGACTTCTTTATCAAAAACATGGTTGCCATCCTTTGCGAAGAGCGCCTTGCCCTGGTCGTCTATCGCCCCGACGCTCTGGTGTACGGGTCGTTCTAG
- a CDS encoding HK97 family phage prohead protease yields MSRSTKDFKFYMKAVDDRGTFEGVAAVYGNVDLGGDVIESGAFTRTIKNNGGEVPILWQHDSHEPIGMGRLEDSKEGLLIHGDLVMESDVAKKAHGLMKAKVLKGLSIGYDTIVSEYDKANDIRKLKELKLWEVSLVTFPMNPKAQVTGVKGSIDELAAFLKQEMDEVKSGRRMNVATRDALKRAMDEISALMTADSDTDSAGKSLAKHNCSDSELHSLFDQFKNLKFHGA; encoded by the coding sequence ATGTCCCGGTCAACTAAGGATTTCAAGTTCTACATGAAGGCCGTAGACGATAGAGGTACTTTCGAAGGCGTCGCTGCTGTGTACGGCAACGTAGACCTGGGCGGCGACGTCATCGAGTCGGGCGCGTTCACCCGGACGATCAAGAACAACGGCGGCGAAGTCCCCATCCTCTGGCAGCACGACTCGCATGAGCCGATCGGCATGGGAAGGCTCGAAGACTCCAAGGAAGGCCTGCTGATTCACGGCGACCTGGTCATGGAGTCTGACGTCGCGAAAAAGGCGCACGGCCTGATGAAGGCCAAGGTGCTCAAGGGATTGTCGATCGGCTACGACACGATCGTCAGCGAATACGACAAGGCCAATGATATCCGCAAGCTCAAGGAATTGAAGCTCTGGGAAGTGTCGCTTGTCACCTTCCCGATGAATCCGAAGGCGCAGGTCACCGGCGTGAAGGGCTCGATCGACGAGCTCGCCGCGTTTCTGAAGCAGGAGATGGACGAAGTGAAGTCTGGCCGGCGAATGAACGTCGCCACTCGCGACGCCCTGAAGCGCGCCATGGATGAAATCTCGGCACTGATGACCGCGGACTCCGACACCGACTCCGCCGGAAAATCACTCGCCAAGCACAACTGCAGCGACTCGGAACTCCACTCGCTGTTCGATCAGTTCAAAAACTTGAAGTTTCACGGAGCATAA
- a CDS encoding phage portal protein, producing MNRLQKMASWMFEKAVGFPVWPVSQQMPGAFRQFFGITDGAVTGLSALQLSAVWTCCNLLGRVTSTLPIDVVKSDGGVSRPIDHYISEVLERPNEYMSKVPFWEAMLLSLNLHGNAYAEIVRIGKRITALWPLPFERTRVHFKNRNLLYDVSIPDGTIARFAPKDILHIRNFSIDGINGMSPISASQVIARTMSASKFQTAFLRNGARPSVAFVAPKDVKYSPEAKDRLRESAEKLYTGEENAGRILFMFDGMEPKPFSVSPADAQILEQMRAGSAEIGSMYGVPMYFLNDSQNVPTFASAEQFNRNFVDYGEGPLCVRIQDAVKHSLLASDQGVSIKFNLDALMQGDSISRINYIRTAVFAGVMTPNEGRAKLNLPPKPGGDDLIVQSNNTLLSALEDLASAAAAKPQLSAGGRNVPVN from the coding sequence CCGTTGGATTTCCGGTGTGGCCGGTTAGTCAGCAGATGCCGGGGGCGTTTCGTCAGTTCTTTGGAATTACGGACGGCGCCGTCACCGGACTCTCAGCGCTGCAGTTGTCTGCCGTGTGGACCTGCTGCAATCTGCTGGGCCGCGTGACGAGCACGCTGCCGATCGACGTCGTCAAAAGCGACGGCGGCGTGAGTCGGCCGATCGATCACTACATTAGCGAAGTACTCGAGCGCCCGAACGAATACATGAGCAAGGTTCCTTTCTGGGAAGCCATGCTCCTAAGCCTAAACCTGCACGGCAACGCCTACGCGGAGATCGTGAGGATAGGGAAGAGAATCACGGCGCTGTGGCCCTTACCATTCGAACGCACGCGCGTGCACTTCAAGAACCGCAATCTTCTGTACGACGTCTCCATTCCGGATGGAACGATAGCGCGGTTCGCGCCCAAAGACATTCTGCACATCCGCAACTTCTCGATCGATGGCATCAACGGCATGTCGCCGATATCGGCCAGCCAGGTAATTGCGCGCACGATGTCAGCCTCGAAGTTTCAGACGGCGTTTCTAAGGAACGGAGCGCGGCCTTCAGTCGCATTCGTTGCTCCGAAAGACGTGAAGTACAGCCCTGAGGCAAAGGACCGGTTACGTGAAAGCGCCGAGAAGCTTTATACGGGAGAGGAGAACGCCGGTCGAATTCTGTTCATGTTTGACGGCATGGAACCGAAGCCATTCTCCGTCTCGCCGGCCGACGCGCAGATCCTCGAGCAGATGCGGGCAGGATCAGCAGAGATCGGTTCGATGTATGGAGTTCCAATGTATTTCCTGAATGACTCCCAAAACGTTCCAACATTTGCCAGTGCCGAGCAGTTCAACCGGAACTTTGTGGACTACGGCGAGGGGCCACTGTGCGTCCGCATCCAGGACGCGGTCAAGCATTCGTTGTTAGCGAGTGACCAAGGCGTGAGCATCAAGTTCAATCTCGATGCGCTCATGCAAGGCGATTCGATTAGTCGCATTAACTACATCCGCACCGCTGTGTTCGCCGGCGTGATGACTCCGAACGAGGGGCGCGCCAAGCTCAACCTTCCTCCGAAGCCAGGCGGCGACGACCTGATCGTGCAATCGAACAACACGCTGCTGAGCGCGCTCGAGGATCTCGCCTCCGCCGCGGCAGCGAAACCCCAACTATCTGCTGGAGGTCGAAATGTCCCGGTCAACTAA